Below is a genomic region from Planctomycetia bacterium.
ATCGCCTGTCGCTGGGTGTGCCAACTTGGGCAATTTGCGACAACTTGCGAATTCATTGCTTATGCATCTGCTTGAGTGAAATGTGAAGATTGGTACAAATGAAACCAAAAATTGACGAACCTGTTCTGGTTCTACCGATGAAACATGCATGTCTTGAAAGATAATCGGAAAAAGTAAGAAAAAGAGTAAAGAAAATGAATCTCCGATTCGCAGGGCTGTTGGGGTTAATCCTGCTTTGCCCGATTAATTTACAGGCTCAGGATGGATTCATTCCACCGGAGCAATTGCGCGAACAGGTTACAAGAAACTATGATGAGAAAGCAATCATCCCAGCCGGGTATGTGGATAGCAGCCGACTCTTTGATCCAATCGATCGCCCCTCATTGATGGATAAGCTGGTTGAACGTTGGAACGAAGGGTGCGACCCGGAAATACCCATTGCCTACTGGCAGGCCGGGCCTGCTGCCAAGGGTGAGAAAGCTGCAGAGCCGAAAAAGAAAGCATGGTATGAGAAGCTGAGCCTGCGAGGCTATACGCAGTTACGTTATAACTTTACCATAGATCGAGATCAGGAATATGCACCGACTCAACTGGTAGCTGATCGCTCGGTAGGTAAGAACCAGAGCTTTATTCTTCGCCGGGTCCGTCTCATTCTGTTTGGCGATGTTTCAGACCATGTTGGGGTCTATTTGCAGCCTGACTTTGCTGCAACCCCGGATGGAGCTACGACCAACATTCAGTTTACGCAGATTCGCGACTGGTATGCTGACTGGTACTGGGACAAGGAGAAAGTGTTCCGTTTGCGTATGGGTCAATCGAAAGTCCCTTACGGCTGGGAAAACATGCAGTCGAGTTCAAACCGACTGGCATTGGATCGAAACGATGGGTGGAACAGTGCTGTGAAAAACGAACGTGATCTGGGTCTGTTTTTCTATTGGACACCAGAGTACGCTCAGAAATTCTTCAAGGATGTGATGGATCAAGGCCTCAAAGGTTCAGGCAACTACGGTGTGTTTGGCGTGGGTGTGTATAACGGCCAGGGCGGTTCACTGGCGGAACAAAACGACAATCTGCACTCGGTCATTCGCCTGACTCTGCCGATTACCTTCGATAATGGCCAGTACATGGAAGTGGCCGTGCAGGCTTACAGTGGCTATTATGTGGTGCTTTCCTCGCAAATCCGGGCCAATGGCACCGGGCCTCTGATTCGTCCGGCAGGTACACTCGAAACAGGTGATCGGCAAGGCTGGCTGGATCAGCGCATCGGCGGATCGTTCATCTGGTATCCGCAACCCATCGGGTTCCAGGCGGAATGGAACGTTGGTCAGGGCCCTGCTCTCAATGCTGCTCAGAATGCCATCGAAGATGCACCACTCACCGGTGGCTATCTGCAACTGATGTACAAGTACGATACCCCCTGTCATGGCACCTTGTTCCCATTTACCCGCTGGAGTTATTTCAACGGCGGATACAAGAGCGAACGCAATGCGCCATATTCGATGATCAGCGAATGGGAAGCTGGCGTGGAATGGCAGATCAACCCACAGGTGGAACTGACCACCATGTACACACTGACCGATCGCACCAACACGACTGCATTCACTGATCCCGGCGCCATTTCCTATGAGCAGTTCAAAGGACAACTGATGCGAGTGCAGTTACAGTTCAATTACTAACATTTCGCTTGTTGCTCTTGCCCGTTCTTCTGCAGATGGTTATCACCCCTTCGCTCTGAAGGGGATACCGATGTGGCGACAGATTCTGATCAGTGTTGCCTGGTGGCTCTGCCTGTATCCGGCAGCGCAGGCTGATAACAAGCCAACACAACCTGGCGTGATATTCCTGGTGGGTGGCGCCGGCGGTATTGAAAACCTGCATGGCTTCGCCCGCTGGGCAATTCGCCAGGCGGGTATTCCCCACGAATTACGTTCCTTCATGTGGACGCATGGCAAAGGGCGTGTCATTCGCGATATTCAGGACACGCGACACCTGTTGGCCAAGACAGAAGAACTCCGCCGGGAAGTGCTCAGCTACATGAGTTCCAACCCGGGCAAGCCGGTATATCTCATGGGTAAGAGCACAGGATGCCTGCTGGTACTGCAGGCTGCAGAAAAACTACCCATTAGTTCGGTGGAAAAGATCATTCTGCTTTCGCCTGCTGTCTCACCGATGTACGACCTTGCCGAGGCGCTGCGAAGTGTGCGTTCCGAGATGCTCTGTTTCTATTCGAAGCTGGACATTGTTGTTCTCGATTGGGGTACGAGTATCGTGGGTACAGCAGACCGGTACTACACCAGCAGTGCCGGACTCAAGAGTTTTCAGATGCCTGATGTGAGCAAACCCGAGTTTGCAGATTATCAGAAGCTGCGACAGATTGAATGGTCGCCGGGCAAAGTCTGGTACGGTCACTTCGGCGGACACCTGGGCAATGGCATGCCGCTGTTTCTGCTGTTTGAAGTGATGTCGAGACTGAAACCGGAGAGCCGGTAACTATCATTCCGACAACTGGTAGAGTTTATAGTTCGCCAGCGTATCGCATGGTGGGTCGTTTTTGAACTCGTGGATCAGTTTCCAACGCTTGCCGAGGAACTCGGGCAGTGGATCGTACCAGGCGAGCCAGTAAACATTGTTCTTGAGCTTCAGATCAGAACGCCAGGTTGGCAGAGGCGTTTCGTACATTTCCCAGCCACGAGTCAAGCCGTGGAAATAGTAGGCGAAGCCACCCATGACGACGGAACCTGCGGGAATGTGTTCATCGAGCAGTTGACCTACACGTTGTGGATCAGTCTGTTGCCAGCGCATTACTGTTTTAACAGTACGGCCCATCACACCGTAACCCAGATTGAGAATGACCATGCTGGCAACGCATATCGCCAACAGCCGTGGTTTACTCTGCACGGTCCAGAAGACTGCCAGGTAACAGAGAGGAACCAGGTAGATGAGGCGGAAGATATAGAACGGCGGCAAAACGATGAGAACGACACTCGCCACAAGCAAGCCGAGTATCCAGACCAGGTGTGCTTTGGTTTTCATCCAGGGCAAGGTGAGGATGAACAGCAACACTCCGGTAGCAGGCGTGGTGAAAAGGGATAATGCCAGGCTCCAGCGACGTTCGGTCTGTGCTTCACGATACTTATTGAGTTCATGCAGAAACTGCAGGAACTGATCCCAGGAAAAATCAACGAGCACTAATGCAAGAGTAACAATGAGGGAGAATATTGCTCCCACGATGGCGCCAGCCAGCATTCTCAACAGGTGCGACATGCTGTTTGGTCGCAAGAGAAGCAACACCACGACAAGCAGACCCAGGGTGATGATGAGTGCAGTGGTCCAGACCATGACACCAATGGGCAACAGGAACCCGGCAAGCACTGCCCAAGGCAGACAGTTCGAGGGTATTTGCCAGGCGCGCATCCAGCAGGCCAGGGCAAGCAGAACCGGGGCAACCGCTAACATGTCTACCCGTCCGCCTCGGTACGATTGAATAAAGAGCGGATCGGAAATAAAGAGCAATGCCAGCCAGGCTGCAGGCCAGGTCGACCAGTTCCAGGTACGCAGAACTGCGAAGCAGGCAAAGGTGCAGAGCAACGCTCCCAGCAGGCTGATTGTGCGAACGGACTCAACAGTTACTCCGAGTGGGCCGAGGATGAGTTTCTGGATGAGTTGCAGCCAAGGAAGAATGACGACTCGAGGCGTCTGATCGGGATTGATCTGCAAGGCCCAGGGGGTGTTGATGTCGTGCAGCACGCGGAACTGATCAGTAATCTGGGCTTCATCCTGCCAGAGTACGGGGCTGCGAGTGAAGGTAGCCACATGACAGAAAACAACCAGCAAGGCTGTCAGGCACCAGAGAAGCGCCTGGTAGCGGGTGAGGAAGGCGAGCCAGGGGGCTGGTGGGAATGAATGTGTATCGTGGCTCACGCCTGATCCTTGGTCTGGGTGGGATGACAATGGTTATCGTATTGGGTGGAGAGACCTTCGGTCGGGTGAGTGGCACGACACAACGGAACCATGAGGTCTAAGACAAACGATGCCAACCGTATAGCATGACCTAATACCGGAAAATCAGATCCACCATCAGGCGGTAATCTTCAATCATGTCTCTGCCCGAGACAGGGAATTCATAGGCAAAGCCAGCTTGGAATCCCTCGGTGAATTTGTAGCGCATACCTAACCCGACAGTCACGAGGCTGCGTCCTTCCACCTGGGTCGCCCCGATGTTCATCAGGTCGCCACCTTCGAAATTGACAGGCTGCAGACTGCCATTCTTGGTGTAATAGAACCAATTGACTTCCGCAAACGGATAGAACCGCTTGAAGAAACCATAATCGATGTGGGCACTGAGGAAGTAGAAGTCGGATGCACCGCCGGTGTAGCCGAAGCGGTAACCCGTCGACGCCAGGAAGTGCCAGTTTTGCAGGAAGCCTTGCCCGTAGCTCAAGTAGGGCACCACGCTGGCGCCATTACCCGCCAGTACACTGTTGCTGCCCACGGGAATTTCAAAGCTGACACCTGCAGCCAGCAGGGTTTCACTTCGGGTATCACGCAGGAAGGTGTACTTGGTACCAATCTGCAGATCGGTGATGCCAGTGCCACCGGAGTAGCCGTTGAGTGCGCCGTCGCCGGGGTTGACACTGGCTACACCCAGACGATGCAGAACCAGTGACCAGCGATCATTGATGCTGACACGGCCCTGCAGGATGAAGTCGTAGATGTTGCCACCCAGCATCAGTGGATTATCGCTAGGCGATCTCACATAGCTGAAGATGGTACGGAATTCAGTCAGAGACCGGGGATCTTCGAAGAAGGTCGGATTGGTCATGGGTGAGATGAAATCCTTGAATCCCTGATCGCTGCGTGCATCCCAGGTGCTGAAGGGGTGCGCGCCGCCCGGCTGCCCGGTGCCACAGATCTTGTTCCAGCAATCTTTGATCGGTTGATACCAGGGAGTGTTGGCGCCAGCAGGAGCCGGCGCACCGGGCGGTGGAGCACCGTAAGGTGGTGGAGCGCCATAAGGCGGAGGTTGAGAATAGGGAGGTGGAACACCTGCTGGTGCACCGCCTGCTGGTGCCTGTCCCGGAATTTGTCCACAGTTATATGCTTCTTCCGCAGCACTGGGACCTTGATAGCGGGTCAACATACTTGCAGGCCGATTATCAGGTGGAATGGCACCGGGAATATTCAACGTGGGGTCAGGCAGACTTTTCAGATCCTGATACTGTACCGTCTGATATTTCACTGCTTCGCGAGGCAAAGGTTGGGTGGCAAAAACCTGATAGTTTTCAACTGTTGTACTACGGGGTTTGCCGAGACGAATTCCCGTCGATTCGGAGGCAGGTACCTGCGAAACCGGCCGCCAGTCCTGGGCGGACAGGGTTCCTGCAAACAGCACGAGACAAAGGCATCCCTGCCAGCGATACATGATGATTTCCGAGGAGACGGTCTCTGTTCGTTCATCGACCAAGTCGCCTCCACTTTCACTGCAATATCTACAAACCAGAATTGATTCATCACTACAGTAGAACCATAAACGTTACAGTTTAACCAGATTGACAAAAAGACCCACGGACTGCAGTCCGTGGGCTTGTTTGATTTTTGATTCCATTAGAAATTGATCAGCACACTGTACTGGTACTTGATCGTCCGTTCCTCGGCTGGTTTCAGTGTCAAAGTCCAGGTGAGTTCATTACGTTTGTTGACCGTCCAGACGCCTTCTTCCCGAAGATCGATTTTCGGATCAGCATCGCCTGAGAGGTAATCGCCTGAAAACTGCCGTTTGATAATCATCTTTGCGTCTGCGGGGCGATGATTGCAGAGTCGCAGTTCGCCATTGACGGTGACCTTGCGGAAACGTCGTCCGCCGATGTAGATCACATCACGATCTGACACTCCCCCCTTTTCTGTCTGGTGCTCGTATTCCACATGACGAGCCCGGATGCTGAGTGCCTTGTTGACCCGCAGCGTGGCTTCTTCACCCTTGTTGGTCCAGAGCACGGAACGCTGGCCGCTGAAGTTGCCTGCAGTCATCACCATGGCTGGAGCGCTGGTCATGGGGAAAGGCAATGGGTTCTTGAACTTCAACGCATCCCACACATCATCCTGCAAAGCTTCTCCTGTAGCAGGATCAACTCGACGGCCCTGGTTGGTGGGGTTCCCCCATTCGTCGCGATTGTCGGGAATGGTCCAGTCAACAATGCGAAC
It encodes:
- a CDS encoding transporter, producing MVDERTETVSSEIIMYRWQGCLCLVLFAGTLSAQDWRPVSQVPASESTGIRLGKPRSTTVENYQVFATQPLPREAVKYQTVQYQDLKSLPDPTLNIPGAIPPDNRPASMLTRYQGPSAAEEAYNCGQIPGQAPAGGAPAGVPPPYSQPPPYGAPPPYGAPPPGAPAPAGANTPWYQPIKDCWNKICGTGQPGGAHPFSTWDARSDQGFKDFISPMTNPTFFEDPRSLTEFRTIFSYVRSPSDNPLMLGGNIYDFILQGRVSINDRWSLVLHRLGVASVNPGDGALNGYSGGTGITDLQIGTKYTFLRDTRSETLLAAGVSFEIPVGSNSVLAGNGASVVPYLSYGQGFLQNWHFLASTGYRFGYTGGASDFYFLSAHIDYGFFKRFYPFAEVNWFYYTKNGSLQPVNFEGGDLMNIGATQVEGRSLVTVGLGMRYKFTEGFQAGFAYEFPVSGRDMIEDYRLMVDLIFRY
- a CDS encoding porin, translating into MNLRFAGLLGLILLCPINLQAQDGFIPPEQLREQVTRNYDEKAIIPAGYVDSSRLFDPIDRPSLMDKLVERWNEGCDPEIPIAYWQAGPAAKGEKAAEPKKKAWYEKLSLRGYTQLRYNFTIDRDQEYAPTQLVADRSVGKNQSFILRRVRLILFGDVSDHVGVYLQPDFAATPDGATTNIQFTQIRDWYADWYWDKEKVFRLRMGQSKVPYGWENMQSSSNRLALDRNDGWNSAVKNERDLGLFFYWTPEYAQKFFKDVMDQGLKGSGNYGVFGVGVYNGQGGSLAEQNDNLHSVIRLTLPITFDNGQYMEVAVQAYSGYYVVLSSQIRANGTGPLIRPAGTLETGDRQGWLDQRIGGSFIWYPQPIGFQAEWNVGQGPALNAAQNAIEDAPLTGGYLQLMYKYDTPCHGTLFPFTRWSYFNGGYKSERNAPYSMISEWEAGVEWQINPQVELTTMYTLTDRTNTTAFTDPGAISYEQFKGQLMRVQLQFNY